The DNA segment agcaaaagtgaaatttcaccattttaatagcctatatctttataaattttaaaggattaaattaaatttttttctcatttttgggggccaaagtgtaattttatcatatactaatttaaaatttttaaaattagaaaatgacTAAAGGtgaaaatttccattttagggggtcgGGGCCCCTGTCAGCGCCCTTTGGATCCGCCTCTACTTCATTGTTCACAATCTGCAACAATCCAAagctcttctttttctcttctatagtttagtgtttttatttttatttttatgaaacaaCATTGAGCGTTACGAAGTTGTAAATCAAAACTTTCAAATTGTTCAGTAAAcatgttttaactttttaaagtttagtgaccaaaacgtaaacacaCTAATAGTTTAGAGTCCTTGGATGCAGTTTATCCCAAAAAATACATACatgaaaaaaaactataaaattaggagattaaatttataattaagccataaaataataataaacttaattaatctcacaaattactcaaatcaaatatattataattttatcttgCTTAAAAAAACATagttattcaaattagtccaactTTAACTCAATAATCATCAAAgcctaaattaattattttcatataggtatataaattttatttccttttcaattCACTCAACCCCTTCCTCCTTTGCATGATCTtagatattttttttttactttgagcTTAGAtatttcttgctttttcttttagggttaaattgttatttagggtctaaaatttttttaatccgAGTTAGGCCCTGATTTGATAATTGTTTCAAAGACTTGAATTAAGTAATTGTTCCACATGAGCttgaacttttttatttatttaagttagtcATTGAAATTGACAATTATTCTCATATTAAGAAACGAACTTAGTAACTGTTTTTACATTGGGGCCCGAACTTTAGACTTTTTAAGGACTAATGTTGACAAAAAAAATCTTAATGTGGGAATAATTAGCAAGTTCATGgcctaatttgaaaaaaaaaagtttaagtccCAAAAAGAGATTTAACCATttcttttaaattgaaaaaaatatataaaggaaAACAATTATCCATTTACACCTCCCATGGTTGCTTTTCAACTCACCCATCCCCTCCTTCCTCTGCATGAGCTTACATATTTCATTAATACTGAATTTCACTGAAAAGAAAAGGTTCAAGAACAAAAATCCATGTGAGAGGCTGCGAGATAGtgaaaatgaagttaaaaaaatcGTCAGTTTCAATACACTGTTGTTAAAATCGAAGACGAAGATTAAGTGTAATTGGAGGAGAAGAAATGGTGTGCTGTCATTGTGGGAATCGTCGGCGACCCGTTGCTCGACACCTCATATAAACCCAgtactttacaaaaaaaaaaactccatttCCCCATGCAAGCAAATGCAATAAAAACAaaaggtttttattttttcactaaCGTTTGTTTCCTTATATTTTGTTCTTATGGTATAAagctttgaaattttttgaatttctgTGGCTTTATCTTCTTTGGGATTTATCTGtaatttttctctgtttttgcCGATTCATTGAAGACAAGCCATATTTATGCAAAGGTTTAATTTTCTATAGCTTCAGCTTTGATCAGTCAAATCGTATCCTTTTATTATTccttttattatttaagtttctATCATCTCTTCTCAGCTTATGTAATCTCAACAATGGTGGgtggtagttttttttttttctttatgctgCTTCTCCTGATTTTTATTCTTGATTTTAATGATAATAGTAATGGATCGTCTCTTTGTTTAAGtccaatttttttcaaattttaatttgttttcttcTTGGAATTGAAGAAATTTGAGGGAGTTTAAGCTTGCTCTTTTTAGTTCAATACTCTTTTTTTGTCTCTAATTTTTTCTATCTCAAACTTTCAACTTggttctttaatttttctttcattttgtatTTAGATctcaaatacttaaaaaaaaaaaactcttttttttcccctttttttggGAAGATATCGTATATTTTCTTATTATCCAAATAGAAAATCTGGgtcttttttgttattattatgatttatagCCTTTCATTAGAAAATTAAGTTAGgagcttatttatttattttacatacaGCTTGTTTTGGAAGGTAATATAAAAAGCTTTGATTGTCTATGAAGACATTTAAATCATGGCATGCACTTATCAACAAAAGAAATGCTTTATATGAATTGGTAATTTTcagtactttttttttttcattttatttcagattttgaAAAGTTTCAAAGCTTTCTAATATTTATGATGTTGTTTGCAGGGAAAAATTGGATTTAAAATGAAGCAGCTTCCATTTATGGGAGTTATATGTATAGTTATGTTGTTCATTGTGTATAGAACCGCAATTTATCAATATCATAAGACTGAGGTAAATCAATTTCACTGGTTTTGATTTAGTTTTTAGTTCATTTACTTTCATGTTAGGATTTTGattattcagaaaaaaaaaatggatTCACTCTGTGAGGCTATATTTTGATCTCTTGTAatttgatattttgttattttcagATGGAAATGAAATTGTATCGATTCGAAATGGTGAAGGTAAGCTTGTTAATACTAGTATATTCCATGTCTAGGAGCTCATGGAACTTGAAAACTTAATGTGTGATCCTTAATTCATTAAGCGCTCGAATCAGTACTAAATTTGGTTGCAATTACCTCGTTGTCATTGTTTTCTTGATGGAaatgaaattgttttgttttgAAATGGTGAAGGTAAGCTTGTTGATACCAGTATACTCCATGTCTATGAGCTCATAGAACATGAAAACTTGATGTGTAATCCTTAATTCATTAAGTGCTCGAATCAGTACTAAATTTGGTTGCAATAACCTCCTTGTCATTGTTTTCTCGATGGAAACGAAATTGTATCatttcaaaatggtaaatataaGCTTGTTAATACTAGTATACTCCATGTATGTGAGCTCATAGAACTTGAAAACTGAATGTGTAATCCGGTAAAAGTACCTTGGAGGCCTATGTTCTAGAAGTCAGATTATATTTTGCtccttttactcaaaaaatgagcaaattagtccctgtacgttagttcaaagagcaaattggttcttttcatctatttgtactgttaaaaattggcgCGACTGACGGAATAACTAGACAAGGATATGTGTACAGggaccagtttttaatagtagaaattgatgaaatttttaactgaatgaccagtttgctctttgatctaatgtacaggaactaatttgctcatttttttagtagagatgCAATACAGGGGCCTTCATGGTAATCCTTAATTGATTAAGTGCTTGAATGGGTACTAAATTTTGTTGTGTTTTCCTTGTTATCATTGTTATCTTAGTTTATTTATTATGTTCATGGCTAGGATTATCAGCAGCCTTCAGGGAAATTGAGAAGTTTGCCTCGTGGTATCATGCAAGTGCGTTCAGATTTGGAAATAAGGCCACTTTGGATGAGTAGTAGTTCGCGACAGGTTTAATGACACTATTATTATctgttgggtttttttttcttttcgttaTTGATGTGAAAGGGTCATATTGTTTTACACTTGTTCATGTTGTTGAATTAGTTGTTTTCTTATTACAGGCTAGTGTTAACACGAATAAGAACTTGCTGGCAATGCCAGTTGGTATCATGCAAAAAGAAAACGTTGACGATGTTGTGGAAAAGGTATTGCTTACTGTCCTTCTTAACTTTCAGATTCGATGAACTACACATTCTTTTTGCCTAATTTTGTTGAATTCAGTTTCTTGCAGCGAATTTTACGATTATTTTATTCCATTATGATGGCAATGTGGATGGATGGTGGGATCTTGATTGGGGTGACAAAGCCATTCATGTAGTAGCTCATAACCAAACAAAGTGGTAAAACTCGATGTTGCTTGAACTTGTGTGATCTCCTTGATTCAAAATATAAACCCTTTTCGTAGTTCAAGCAATAGGATAGTCGGGGAAATACAGTTTTATATCGGATTCTTCTGTCTTGGGTTATCTATGGCTTTATTGTATCCATATTCTTTCTATTGTAGTTACTCGATTGAATTGCCAAAACCAGTTATCATTGTTGCTATTTCAGGTGGTTTGCAAAGCGCTTTCTACATCCCAATGTCGTGTCAATTTATGACTACATATTTCTCTGGGATGAAGATTTGGGGGTGGACCATTTCGATCCGAAAAGGTAATTTGTTTGTTTCATAATGACGAGAAAATAATTTCCTTTGAGGATAATCCGAATAGTTTGAATAATCAGCAATTCTTTCTTCTCCAGGTACCTACAAATTGTAAAGACAGCAGGCTTAGAGATTTCTCAGCCGGCTTTAGACCCGGATTCAACAGAAATACACCATAAAATCACTATACGTTCAAGAACAAAGAAGTTACATAGGTGAACAGCATGGTCTCCGACAATTCATAAAAAACttacatattattatttctataCTTAAACGAGAAGTTTTGGCTAGCACAGGAGAGTCTACGAGCTCAGAGGTAAAACGAAGTGTTCAAAAGCAAGTGAGGGGCCACCATGCTCTGGGTGAGTTATGATATCATCGGATTTCTAGGTAGCATGATCGAATGTTCTTTTAGCAATTTTACGACAATTTGtcaaattaattgaaaaaaaggGATATGCTTCCGTTTTCGTTTTCTGAACTATATCTGAGTTCCTCTGCTATGAGCCAGTAAAGCCATCGGTCATTTTCCGGTCACTGAGTACTAATATTTATCATTCATGTTACCTTTGTAGATTTGTGGAGGGAATGGCTCCGGTTTTCACGAGATCTGCTTGGTATTGTGCATGGCATCTTATACAGGTAATTTTTTATGTTGTCCATGTCTGTATGGAACTATAACGATGTCACTGTTGATTCTTTGCTTTGTTTTCTGCCTCGAATTTTCAATCTTTATCAATGCATGCATTGTTTTCTAACTAAGCCTTTCTTTgtgtccttttttctttttcccattCAGAATGATCTTGTTCATGGATGGGGAATGGATATGAAACTCGGGTATTGTGCACAGGTAAGATTCGCTTTAAGCTATTTTAGTACTACTTTCCATTTTCCAACTACTCGTTCTTTTTGTTCATTTCCACGTTTCGTTCTTGTAAAACATATATTTCTGCAGACAGTTGGGAAATATAAAAGATTATTTACGCATGCTATAATATTCAGGGTGTTCGTTCGAAGAAGGTAGGTGTGATCGATAGTGAGTACATTGTACATAAGGGCATACAAAGTTTGGGTGGGAGCAGGTATCCCGCAACAAGGACAACCGTAAAGGTTCTACTTCGCCACCTTCATTCATATTTTTCTGAACTCTTTGGTAATATATTTCTACAAGTTTATTTATTGCGGTCCTCGATGTAATTTGCTCATAAGCAGCATAGAGAATAGGTATTTGCTTCAAGGAGTCTTTGTCAACGATGCTAAACACCGAGTGCCTAAACCCGAAATTCCTTTCATTGTTAGCTGCCAACATTTGGCAAAGTAACCATATCATTGGTTTTTGGTTCATCCTTATTTGTTTCTTTGAATAATTGGAAGCCTTTAATTCTTCCATCTCACTTGTTCTGCACTGAGTTTTTTCTTGTCATATCATCAAGGTTAAATACAAATACCGGCTCATCCGGGGAGTCATGCTGATCTAGATTACGTATTTCACTTGCTTCCTTAATTGATTTTCCTTCCAATGTGCAGAGAAATGGGGCTTCGGGTTTTGATCTACGAACCGAGGTGAGATTATATTTCTTCAATCTACTCCCTTATACGAACAAAAGAAATGGCGTTGAACATTGTAGATTGGACCCTTATGCTATAAGAAAGTCCGATCTATATAGCACGATATTGCCGCCTGGCTTTAGACAATAACTCCTTGATAACCATATCAAGTAGTATAATGGATATTGTATCCATTAGGTAAAAGAAAGATCGTTGGCACTCAATAGTAATCGCCTCAATACCAGACTTTTCTTGTTATGGGCTTCTTTGTCACCCCGCAACCCTCGAATTTACAATGATTTGTTATATTCGAGCCGAGCCGAGTCGAGTCCAAAATACTACTAAGCTCGAGCACGACATCTGTTCTAAGCTTGACGAACTCAAGTAGTTTGAGAGCATTAATGTCTCATTTACACTTCTAACTACCGCACAGATTCGGAGGCAATCAACATGGGAACTTGAAGTCTTTAAAGAGCGATGGAATCGAGCCGTGGAAGAAGACAAGAACTGGGTAGATCCATTTCTAAGGTATCAGAGCCGCAAAAAACAGACGTCAACACATTTACGTAGTTAGATATGTTTGATGGGTACTTGCACATAAGTAGTTCCTCACCCTTACTCTCATTTTAGACTACCTTCTGAATACGTAGAAACGTGTTTTACATTTACACTCTGAGTCTgagtaatttatgttttattattaatttaattttaatttaataatattagtttttttatgttttattgttaatttaattttaatttaataatattagttTTTCTTTCATAATGGTTTTTTTCGGAGTTTTTAATCGATTATTGTAGATAATATATATTACCCAATTCAAAGGTTTAATTCACGATTTGGTAtctaaattttgtttaattacttttttatacCTAAAAACTAAcaacttaaaagaaaaaagggtTGGCCAATAAGAACCAATCAAAACTTAACATGTCATTTGATGACATGGCGCTTTGACcaatgatatgccatgttgacCCACTCAAATTATCATGCCGCACAGCTTAAATCCGTGTCATGGGTTTGTCATTGGGTtgtttaacctttaaaatcaaaaatttcttgtattattattttttaacattagtaaatttcttctcttttatttgtagtttttctcaaaaaaaggttttcacgtaaaactgacgtattttttttattttgcaatcATTCCTACCATCATTATCGATGTATAGAATAACATTTCAGATCTCAAGTCTCGACTCTCGACACAAAAACCTTTTTATTTGGGAAAATAAAGATATTTTAGAGTTCGGGAGAAAAATTATGGGTTGATTGCGTCGAATGAATAGATTTGATCAATAATCAAATTTTTTGTCCGACTTATATAAGTCAAATTTTGAATAAAGTTTTACGAAAATGcttatctaaatttattattttttgataattcatattttgaattgtatttgtctttttttttatgttaattatatttAACATTATAGGGTTATCTaaataattagatattaataGTTCATATGATGATATAATCATATTTAATACATATTCTCATGTTGATGATGatgttaatgttttttttttaaaatttttattaccaTTACAAATTTAGGAAGAAATTTTAGTGAATTATAAGAGGAAGGTAAAACACTAACAGCAACACAATGAGTACGGCTCGAACCCAAATTTCACCTAAGACAATGAATACCTTGATCATTAGACGACCCCACAGagttcaaaaaaatttctaattgatTTCTAGTGCCAACATACGGGCCAACACATCAGGATGCCAACAGTTTCAGTCTCTAATTCTGTATTTCTAGTTGATTCGGTTccattattaattgaatttaacttccattaatcatattaaatagaattttaaatattttaattgttaattaaataaaaatttattttaactctGCTATAgtcatttttatatattcaatGTACTCTACGTGTAAAAGAATACATAGAGttgaatatagtaaaataagaaattgaatgatttcattaaaattgtttatttgaaaatttcttGAAAAGATAATCATAAGTTCTTCTCTCCATCGGAACAATAGGAACATCATACTCATTACTAAAGTTATTGAAGAGATGaaatataatcaaaatatatttctttttatcagAGGTTGAATCGATCATCATCAGAAGAATTAGGTCAAAAATTAAGttacattttgaaaaaaaatactatttccatcgaagagaaataaataaaaagtttttataaGAATTTTATAAAATCGAGAACGAAATTAATTGAACCAAAATAATTTTGATTAACCCcaaattaaaatatctaaataatacatattaaaagttaaaaatgaaagcataaaaacttgataaaattaatttttttcaactttgATCCTGAAAATTTTTACCCATATTATTCTCAAaacttgacttttttttttctaatttgttcataaatttagattttattaaaatacgATGACGAGACGTTTTAAGATTATGTAaattatctctttaaattttttatttttttaggtgaTGACATAACAGAATCTAAGTTTAGAGACCAAATAAAGAAAAGTGATCAAGTTTAGGAATTAAtgtaagaaaaaaattgaaggaccaaattataaaaaaattaccaaaattaaggactaaatgttATTTTATCCCAATAATTTCCAACACACGTTATAATAAATTCCACCCACATGCACTCCTCCATTTTCTCTCTGCAAAACATACAAAGAGCCATTACCATTATATGCGAAGCTGAtcttttctcctctcttttttcgTGATTTTCCTTTTCCCTTTAATTTGATCTATCAACATAAAATTTTCTCGCGGATTTACTCATTTTGTGATGATCTAAGGTGgtttttttttcatgattttagtttttgatcTTCTGTTTCTTCATGTTGTTTCAGcgtatttttttctttgttggtTTTTTCTGTTTGGTTCCCTAGAAAATCAGATAGAAAGAAAAGAGCATTAGTGATCGATGCGGAAGAATTCATAAAAAAACTCATTGTTTTTTTATGGAGGTTAAGCTATGGAACGACAAGAGCGAGAGAGAAACTTACGAAAATTTCGCAGAGATTTACGCCATTATCAAAACAACAGAAAAGCTCGAAAAAGCTTACATAAGAGATATCATTTCATCATCTACATACGGACCTGAATGTCAAAAACTCATCGCCCATTTCAAAACCCTAGCTTCCGCTCTCAAAGATACAATCCCCAGCATCGAACGCTTTGCAGACACGTACAAAATGGATTGCCCAGCCGCTTTATACCGTTTAGTAACCTCTGGAGTACCCGCCACGGTGGAACACCGTCGTGTTTCGACGGAAGGAACGGCTGCCTTTGTGGCGGAATGCGTACAAAATTTCATTACTGCCATGGATTCATTGAAGCTTAATATGGTGGCGGTCGATCAATTGCACCCGTTATTGACCGATCTTTCATTGTCGCTCAATAAACTTAGTATTTTGCCGGTTGATTTCGAAGGGAAGATGAAGGTGAGTCAATGGATTTTGATGTTATCGAAAATGGAGGCAGCAGATGAATTGAAAGTAGAACAAGCTAGACAATTACATTTTGATTTGGAATCTTCTTATAATTTGTTTATGGCAGTTTTGCCTAATCGTAGTATTGGATAAGTGATGAAGCTTGAGCTGCAGCAGCTTCAACCCAGCAATTCAGCTCAACCTAGTGATGCTTGAAATTTTGatctgaaaatttaataaatcagacatttgtttttattttggtcaaattCTAGGAAAGGTCTTTGtaccatgtattttttttatcaatttagtcctttacttatAATTTGATCATCTCTAGTCTTTACTTTTTTGAGCAGTTTACGGTTAAAGTATGAAGGATATCCCTTCATTATAGGGATTGGATCaaataaaaacttgaaaatatCTTGAAAATAGTAACAGATATaacatttattgtataaaaaatatcttgaaaattATTCTTTTTCAATCGCAGTTCAACTtgaaacaaaatatttcatttacagAATCATAAgaacctttaaaataataactttgaATTTGGCTTGTTAAATCTATTTGAATTTGgctttatttgattctttttaatagtgtagggactaaatttgtCCATTTAATAGTAGAAAGACTAATTTGATCAAATCTCTATAATAGAGGGATCTCTTAGGTATATTCACccaaaatttttcatttgtttcGATTTAGATCAAATTCTATACAAGGTCTTTATACTATGtatttttgcattttagtcatttactaTAATTTTATTGGTCCTTTACTTTTTAGAAATTAATGTGTATTTTTAGTCTTAAATTAAATCTCTTTCGTTAATTCCATTGGAACCCAAACTTATACCAATCATTACTGATTGAGTATTAGCTCGATTGGCATAAACATTGTTGCCAAttaggaggacgtgggttcgaatGCGCTaaaacacattatcctcctatttatggattgAAGAGAGACTATGGGTAATTCTAAGCATTGTCTCAGAAAGAGCTAATATAATCAGAACATACAATGAGGTTGTTCATATTAGAACTTATTATATGTGTAACAAAATTAACTTCacttttagttatttattttttagaacaaCACATATCCTTTTGAATTCTATATAATTTGATCTTACCACaggcagagaagaagaaaatttactatgtcaaaTTTAAATGATACAAGAGAAGAGACGGCTACGTCTAGTCTAGTTATAGGTTTGTAAACTATATTCTAATTAAAGTCAAATAGAAGTAAATGCGGTAAGGTTAAAGCacattattctaatcaacatcaaatagaggTAGTATACTtctataataatttcattaattgtGCAGCTTGTACACCATATCTTGCCACTTGTATTTTGTTTTAACAAGAATTTTCGTCACATATCTCTAACAAATTCTACAAGTATTGTAGTATCATTTCATCAATACTAGAAATATAGTATACCATCTCATAACACCTCA comes from the Gossypium hirsutum isolate 1008001.06 chromosome A06, Gossypium_hirsutum_v2.1, whole genome shotgun sequence genome and includes:
- the LOC121230901 gene encoding vacuolar protein sorting-associated protein 28 homolog 1, with the translated sequence MEVKLWNDKSERETYENFAEIYAIIKTTEKLEKAYIRDIISSSTYGPECQKLIAHFKTLASALKDTIPSIERFADTYKMDCPAALYRLVTSGVPATVEHRRVSTEGTAAFVAECVQNFITAMDSLKLNMVAVDQLHPLLTDLSLSLNKLSILPVDFEGKMKVSQWILMLSKMEAADELKVEQARQLHFDLESSYNLFMAVLPNRSIG
- the LOC107960199 gene encoding uncharacterized protein isoform X2; protein product: MKQLPFMGVICIVMLFIVYRTAIYQYHKTEMEMKLYRFEMVKDYQQPSGKLRSLPRGIMQVRSDLEIRPLWMSSSSRQASVNTNKNLLAMPVGIMQKENVDDVVEKFLAANFTIILFHYDGNVDGWWDLDWGDKAIHVVAHNQTKWWFAKRFLHPNVVSIYDYIFLWDEDLGVDHFDPKRYLQIVKTAGLEISQPALDPDSTEIHHKITIRSRTKKLHRRVYELRGKTKCSKASEGPPCSGFVEGMAPVFTRSAWYCAWHLIQNDLVHGWGMDMKLGYCAQGVRSKKVGVIDSEYIVHKGIQSLGGSRYPATRTTVKRNGASGFDLRTEIRRQSTWELEVFKERWNRAVEEDKNWVDPFLRYQSRKKQTSTHLRS
- the LOC107960199 gene encoding uncharacterized protein isoform X3, whose protein sequence is MDYQQPSGKLRSLPRGIMQVRSDLEIRPLWMSSSSRQASVNTNKNLLAMPVGIMQKENVDDVVEKFLAANFTIILFHYDGNVDGWWDLDWGDKAIHVVAHNQTKWWFAKRFLHPNVVSIYDYIFLWDEDLGVDHFDPKRYLQIVKTAGLEISQPALDPDSTEIHHKITIRSRTKKLHRRVYELRGKTKCSKASEGPPCSGFVEGMAPVFTRSAWYCAWHLIQNDLVHGWGMDMKLGYCAQGVRSKKVGVIDSEYIVHKGIQSLGGSRYPATRTTVKRNGASGFDLRTEIRRQSTWELEVFKERWNRAVEEDKNWVDPFLRYQSRKKQTSTHLRS
- the LOC107960199 gene encoding uncharacterized protein isoform X1 — its product is MKTFKSWHALINKRNALYELGKIGFKMKQLPFMGVICIVMLFIVYRTAIYQYHKTEMEMKLYRFEMVKDYQQPSGKLRSLPRGIMQVRSDLEIRPLWMSSSSRQASVNTNKNLLAMPVGIMQKENVDDVVEKFLAANFTIILFHYDGNVDGWWDLDWGDKAIHVVAHNQTKWWFAKRFLHPNVVSIYDYIFLWDEDLGVDHFDPKRYLQIVKTAGLEISQPALDPDSTEIHHKITIRSRTKKLHRRVYELRGKTKCSKASEGPPCSGFVEGMAPVFTRSAWYCAWHLIQNDLVHGWGMDMKLGYCAQGVRSKKVGVIDSEYIVHKGIQSLGGSRYPATRTTVKRNGASGFDLRTEIRRQSTWELEVFKERWNRAVEEDKNWVDPFLRYQSRKKQTSTHLRS